One genomic segment of Fischerella sp. PCC 9605 includes these proteins:
- a CDS encoding DUF2808 domain-containing protein, with translation MQRLLSTLVVTGCLLTGLPAISLAQSLPGFTLWSGVKSENQLPFRLDFGGQTNAWDRYRLRIPAKRMKFAASQFVVNYPQYYKGTLDPKKIEVRVKDKKVPLSDVKWDKENRVVEIYPQEPVPAGSDVELIFSNVKNPAFGGMFYWNCSIQTPGDVPLARYLGTWILSIS, from the coding sequence ATGCAACGTTTACTTTCTACTTTAGTTGTGACTGGCTGTTTGCTGACAGGGCTACCAGCCATTAGCTTGGCACAGAGTTTGCCAGGCTTTACACTGTGGAGCGGTGTCAAAAGCGAAAATCAACTGCCCTTCCGATTAGATTTTGGCGGTCAAACCAATGCTTGGGATAGATATCGTTTGAGAATCCCCGCCAAAAGGATGAAATTCGCCGCTTCCCAATTTGTTGTTAACTATCCTCAATACTATAAAGGAACCTTAGATCCCAAGAAGATTGAGGTACGGGTAAAAGACAAAAAAGTGCCACTGTCTGATGTGAAATGGGATAAGGAAAATCGTGTGGTTGAAATTTACCCTCAAGAGCCTGTACCAGCAGGTAGCGACGTTGAACTGATATTCTCTAATGTCAAAAACCCAGCTTTTGGCGGCATGTTCTATTGGAACTGCTCAATTCAAACCCCTGGTGATGTACCCTTAGCTCGTTACTTGGGAACCTGGATTCTTAGTATTAGTTAG
- the rpmH gene encoding 50S ribosomal protein L34, translated as MRRTLEGTNRKRKRTSGFRARMRTPDGRNVIRARRKRGRYRLSV; from the coding sequence ATGCGAAGAACTTTAGAGGGAACTAACCGAAAAAGAAAAAGGACTTCTGGTTTTCGTGCCAGAATGCGAACACCAGACGGTAGAAACGTTATTCGGGCAAGAAGAAAAAGAGGACGTTATCGCCTCAGCGTTTAG
- the rnpA gene encoding ribonuclease P protein component: MALPKANRLKSRKDFQAVFREGIRRHGFYLTLRALRPSNLKKPSVDAAEHIALSTDSVDLVPTRIGISISTKVSKRAVIRNRLKRQISAALHQLLPKLSPGWRLVVVVKPTAAESECVTQQFLQELEQLLAQTEVLNGHS; the protein is encoded by the coding sequence GTGGCTTTGCCCAAAGCAAATCGGCTTAAATCTCGAAAAGATTTCCAGGCAGTTTTCCGGGAAGGCATTCGTCGTCATGGTTTTTATTTAACGTTGAGAGCCTTACGACCGTCAAATTTGAAAAAGCCTTCTGTGGATGCTGCCGAGCATATTGCACTATCAACAGACTCAGTTGATCTTGTTCCTACCCGAATTGGTATTTCGATTAGTACCAAAGTCAGCAAACGGGCAGTAATTCGTAACCGCCTGAAGCGGCAAATATCAGCAGCTTTACATCAGTTGTTGCCCAAATTGTCGCCAGGATGGCGACTAGTGGTGGTTGTAAAGCCAACCGCAGCAGAATCTGAGTGCGTAACCCAACAATTTCTGCAAGAATTAGAGCAGTTGTTGGCACAAACTGAGGTATTAAATGGGCATTCGTGA
- a CDS encoding PH domain-containing protein has translation MGIREEVYFEGGPHIGDLIINILIGLTIVGLPLTVGAIVRALWLRYRITDRRVSVTGGWRGRDRSDVIYSEVVKIVKVPRGIGLWGDMVLTLRDGSRLELRAIPKFREIYDYISERVAAKNPNFSGAAKK, from the coding sequence ATGGGCATTCGTGAAGAAGTTTATTTTGAAGGCGGCCCCCATATAGGGGATTTGATAATAAACATACTTATTGGGTTGACTATTGTGGGTTTACCACTGACAGTTGGGGCAATTGTCAGAGCATTGTGGCTGCGTTATCGCATCACCGATCGCCGAGTTTCTGTAACTGGAGGTTGGAGAGGACGCGATCGCAGCGATGTTATTTACTCAGAAGTTGTCAAAATTGTCAAAGTTCCCCGTGGCATAGGCTTATGGGGAGATATGGTACTCACCCTCAGAGATGGTAGTCGTCTAGAACTGCGGGCTATTCCAAAGTTCCGGGAAATTTATGATTACATCAGTGAAAGAGTCGCCGCCAAAAATCCCAATTTTAGTGGTGCTGCGAAGAAATGA
- the yidC gene encoding membrane protein insertase YidC — protein MDFGIGFLSNNVMLPIIDLFYSILPSYGLAIVALTLIIRFALYPLSAGSIRNMRRMRIVQPLMQKRMQEIKERYKDDPQKQQEEMLSVQKEFGNPLAGCLPLLLQMPVLLALFATLRGSPFASVNYSVNLQILPAEQIERIQPQAFATPPQNIYVADGEHVKVTAILPGGNKLAVGEHTKIQYQTLEGKPFQAVLAEHPDTNLVPQWKVIKGEERIKIDPEGNIEALQPGDVTIQGTIPGLAADQGFLFIDALGRVGAIDPDGTVHWDIVAMVVLFGITLYVSQVLSGQNSSGGNPQQDTVNKITPVIFSGMFLFFPLPAGVLMYMVIGNIFQTLQTYILSREPLPEELQKIVDSQEKEAEAQQKTLPFEPKSSKKKAAG, from the coding sequence ATGGATTTTGGTATCGGGTTTCTCTCGAACAACGTAATGTTGCCAATCATAGACTTGTTCTATAGCATTCTGCCAAGCTATGGATTGGCGATCGTTGCCTTGACTTTAATAATTCGTTTTGCGCTTTATCCTCTCAGTGCTGGCTCAATTCGCAATATGCGACGGATGCGAATTGTCCAACCTTTGATGCAAAAGCGAATGCAAGAAATCAAAGAACGCTATAAGGACGATCCGCAAAAGCAGCAGGAAGAAATGCTCAGTGTCCAGAAAGAATTTGGCAATCCCCTTGCTGGATGTTTGCCACTTCTTTTACAAATGCCGGTTTTGCTAGCATTGTTTGCTACTTTGCGGGGTTCACCTTTTGCCAGCGTTAACTACTCCGTCAACCTGCAAATCCTTCCTGCCGAACAAATCGAACGAATTCAACCCCAGGCCTTTGCTACTCCCCCCCAAAACATTTACGTCGCTGATGGGGAACATGTTAAGGTAACTGCTATCCTGCCTGGAGGCAATAAATTAGCCGTAGGAGAACACACTAAGATTCAATATCAGACTCTTGAGGGCAAGCCTTTTCAGGCAGTATTGGCAGAACACCCAGATACTAATTTGGTTCCCCAATGGAAAGTTATTAAAGGGGAAGAAAGAATCAAAATTGACCCTGAAGGCAATATCGAAGCCTTACAGCCAGGGGATGTTACTATTCAGGGAACAATTCCCGGACTAGCAGCAGATCAAGGGTTTTTATTCATTGATGCCTTGGGTAGAGTTGGGGCTATTGATCCTGATGGCACTGTACATTGGGATATCGTGGCGATGGTAGTGCTATTTGGGATTACCCTTTACGTCAGCCAAGTGCTTTCCGGGCAAAATTCCAGTGGTGGCAACCCCCAACAAGATACAGTCAACAAAATCACGCCCGTGATCTTTTCAGGGATGTTTTTGTTCTTCCCTCTGCCAGCTGGGGTGCTGATGTATATGGTGATTGGTAATATTTTCCAAACTCTGCAAACTTATATTCTTTCTCGCGAACCCCTACCAGAGGAACTACAAAAAATAGTAGACTCCCAGGAGAAAGAAGCAGAAGCACAACAAAAAACGCTGCCGTTTGAGCCAAAAAGTTCTAAGAAAAAGGCCGCAGGTTGA
- a CDS encoding Jag family protein, which yields MMIDTRMQRGQQWLKTLLQLTGINTEIQAELEAAAITEGESTEPDNYWLIIDEINMMPEQIQVLIGPGGVVLDAIQYLANSVLNLNQPPEEQASYTIELNGYRVKRQAEIRAIAQAAAMQARTTGKEVEIKSLSSAERRQIHTFLKEFGDLETFSRGKEPHRNLVVRPALPE from the coding sequence ATGATGATCGACACTCGGATGCAACGAGGGCAGCAGTGGTTAAAAACACTGCTGCAATTAACTGGAATCAATACTGAAATTCAGGCTGAGTTAGAAGCAGCTGCAATTACTGAGGGCGAGTCAACTGAACCAGATAACTACTGGTTGATAATTGATGAAATCAATATGATGCCCGAACAAATTCAGGTTTTAATCGGGCCTGGTGGTGTAGTACTAGATGCTATTCAGTATTTAGCGAATTCTGTTCTTAACTTAAATCAACCACCAGAAGAGCAAGCCTCTTACACAATTGAATTGAACGGCTACCGCGTTAAGCGACAAGCAGAAATTCGCGCGATCGCCCAAGCAGCTGCGATGCAAGCGCGTACAACAGGTAAAGAAGTGGAAATCAAATCTCTCAGTTCAGCTGAACGTCGCCAAATCCACACCTTCTTGAAAGAATTTGGGGATTTAGAAACCTTCAGCAGAGGCAAAGAGCCGCATCGCAATCTGGTTGTACGTCCCGCATTGCCAGAATAA
- a CDS encoding YceD family protein, with the protein MDAIYIPQLTKAPERTEEIQVKEFLPDLDTLTPVRGRIRVQHRGNYLEVSGQAETIITCTCNRCLQNYNHRLVVDTSEIIWLDEAAEQEQALPLEREVAVEDLVETLSPYGYFDPGEWLYEQVCLEIPQRQLCDVNCSGIQPSKPDSSNNNSEHKRVDLRWASLEALKKQLPS; encoded by the coding sequence ATGGACGCGATTTACATTCCGCAGCTAACCAAAGCGCCGGAGCGAACAGAGGAAATTCAGGTGAAAGAGTTCCTGCCTGATTTGGATACCTTAACACCAGTTCGCGGTCGCATTCGCGTGCAGCATCGTGGCAATTACCTGGAAGTGTCTGGTCAAGCGGAAACAATTATTACTTGTACCTGCAACCGCTGTTTGCAAAACTACAATCATCGCTTGGTGGTTGATACTTCCGAAATCATCTGGCTAGACGAAGCCGCCGAACAAGAACAAGCCTTGCCCTTGGAGCGCGAAGTCGCTGTGGAAGATTTAGTGGAAACTTTATCACCCTATGGGTATTTCGACCCTGGCGAATGGCTATACGAGCAAGTGTGCCTAGAAATTCCTCAGCGCCAGCTTTGCGATGTCAATTGTTCTGGTATCCAACCAAGTAAACCAGATAGTAGTAATAACAATTCTGAACATAAGCGAGTTGACCTTCGCTGGGCTTCTTTAGAAGCCTTGAAAAAGCAACTTCCTTCGTAG
- a CDS encoding heavy metal translocating P-type ATPase, with protein sequence MLYPERLHQFTKEHPDTVAALACGLLLLIGWLALHLGFLGWALLLLPAAYIIGGYESAREGLTTLIEEKELDVDLLMIVAALGAAGLGVWRGEYHLIIDGAVLILIFAISGALEGYAMRRTERSIRSLMSLTQDTATVLRQGKEEVVPVVQLQVGDEIIVKPGELIPTDAVIVEGYTTLNQAAITGESLPVEKTVGDEVFAGTLNGYGALKLKLHQPPESSLIQRVIRLVQQAQTEAPASQQFIERFERACARVIVVAGVLLVILPPFLWNWDWEITIYRALTFLVVASPCALMAAIMPTLLSGIANGAKQGILFKNGAQLEMMGRIRAIAFDKTGTLTTGQVQVFQVSTNSNYTHSDVLKAAASVESRSEHPLAQAIVEASKNLNWVAATEVEAFPGQGILGIVDNQEVIVGKNSFLQKYVANLPNNLSDIAEDWEREGKTVVWVANSRWGDGEKTSPHHPTIPSLYQVLGIIAIADRLRTQAAETITRLKKLGVEQVVMLTGDNQQTAESVGREVGVDRVYAELLPEDKLHVIRSLQREYQTVAMVGDGINDAPALAQASVGIAMGGAGSDVALETADIVLMADRLEKIEVAMRLGKRAQAIVKQNIAIALGFIILLLIGNFMGNINLPIGVVGHEGSTVFVTLSGLRLLKK encoded by the coding sequence ATGCTTTACCCAGAACGCTTGCATCAATTCACCAAAGAACATCCAGATACTGTTGCAGCCCTTGCTTGTGGGTTACTGTTGTTGATTGGATGGTTGGCTTTGCACCTTGGCTTTTTGGGGTGGGCGCTGCTGCTACTACCCGCAGCTTATATTATTGGTGGCTACGAAAGCGCTCGTGAGGGACTGACAACCCTAATCGAAGAAAAAGAACTGGATGTAGATTTGCTGATGATTGTGGCGGCGCTTGGTGCTGCTGGTCTGGGCGTGTGGCGAGGAGAGTATCATCTCATTATCGATGGGGCTGTCTTAATTCTCATCTTTGCGATTAGTGGTGCACTGGAAGGCTATGCGATGCGGCGGACAGAACGGAGTATCCGCAGTTTGATGAGTCTGACACAAGACACGGCCACCGTTCTGCGTCAAGGAAAAGAAGAGGTTGTTCCCGTTGTCCAGTTGCAAGTAGGGGATGAAATCATCGTCAAGCCAGGGGAGTTAATTCCCACAGATGCAGTGATTGTGGAAGGTTACACTACCCTCAATCAAGCCGCAATCACGGGTGAGTCTTTACCTGTAGAGAAAACCGTGGGTGACGAAGTATTTGCAGGTACGCTCAACGGCTATGGGGCGTTAAAGTTAAAGCTGCATCAACCACCGGAAAGTAGTTTGATTCAACGGGTGATTCGTTTGGTACAGCAAGCACAAACAGAAGCACCTGCTTCCCAACAGTTTATCGAGCGATTTGAACGGGCATGTGCGCGGGTGATTGTAGTGGCGGGAGTTTTGCTAGTCATTTTGCCACCGTTTCTTTGGAATTGGGATTGGGAAATTACGATTTATCGGGCCTTAACTTTTCTAGTGGTGGCTTCTCCTTGTGCGCTCATGGCGGCAATTATGCCAACACTGCTTTCAGGAATTGCCAATGGTGCCAAACAAGGCATTTTGTTCAAGAATGGCGCTCAGTTGGAAATGATGGGGAGAATACGGGCGATCGCATTTGACAAAACAGGCACTCTCACCACAGGACAGGTACAAGTATTTCAGGTAAGCACAAATAGTAATTACACTCACTCAGATGTATTAAAAGCTGCTGCATCAGTGGAATCTCGTTCGGAACATCCTCTCGCTCAGGCAATCGTGGAGGCATCTAAAAACTTGAATTGGGTTGCTGCAACAGAGGTAGAGGCTTTTCCCGGACAGGGAATACTTGGTATTGTAGATAACCAAGAAGTGATTGTCGGGAAAAATAGTTTTTTACAAAAGTATGTTGCAAATTTACCCAATAATTTAAGTGATATTGCTGAAGATTGGGAGCGAGAGGGGAAAACGGTTGTTTGGGTAGCAAATTCTAGATGGGGAGATGGAGAGAAAACTTCACCCCACCACCCCACCATCCCATCACTTTATCAAGTGCTAGGCATAATAGCTATTGCAGACAGATTGAGAACGCAAGCAGCAGAAACCATTACCCGTTTGAAAAAATTGGGAGTTGAACAAGTAGTCATGTTGACTGGAGATAATCAACAGACTGCTGAAAGTGTAGGGCGGGAAGTTGGAGTAGATCGAGTATATGCAGAACTTTTACCGGAAGATAAGTTGCATGTCATTCGTAGTTTACAGCGAGAGTATCAAACGGTGGCAATGGTAGGCGATGGTATTAATGATGCACCAGCCCTAGCTCAGGCATCGGTGGGCATTGCAATGGGAGGGGCGGGGAGCGATGTCGCCTTGGAAACTGCGGATATTGTCTTAATGGCAGATAGATTAGAGAAAATTGAAGTAGCAATGCGGTTGGGTAAAAGGGCGCAGGCGATAGTCAAACAGAATATAGCTATTGCTCTAGGGTTTATTATTTTGCTTTTGATTGGCAATTTTATGGGTAATATTAACTTACCGATCGGCGTGGTAGGGCATGAAGGATCTACTGTGTTTGTTACCCTTAGCGGTTTGCGACTGCTGAAAAAATAG
- a CDS encoding DUF72 domain-containing protein, whose protein sequence is MSFFIGCAVWAYKGWVGELYPQGTRTADFLHLYSRRFTTVEGNTTFYAVPNPETVARWAAETPPGFEFCLKLPRDITHNKLLQPHIPDALKFIEGMRPLGKRLGPIFAQLPPSYAPTAIDDITAFLESWPRKEVPLALEVRHRDWFAEPYASQLTVLLEQLGVGRVLLDSRPIYTGDDDPQLQSERRKPKLPVQFSVTAPFSLIRFISHPNLTVNQPFMEEWVTQIQQWLQQGKRIYFFVHCPTEERSPSTARYFQRLLEQSGVAVPPLPWNHLDNSPNQLSLW, encoded by the coding sequence GTGAGCTTTTTTATTGGTTGCGCTGTTTGGGCATATAAAGGTTGGGTGGGTGAACTTTATCCTCAAGGTACTCGCACCGCTGACTTTCTCCACCTCTACAGTCGTCGCTTCACTACGGTGGAAGGTAATACCACATTCTATGCAGTGCCAAACCCAGAAACTGTAGCTCGTTGGGCAGCCGAAACACCCCCTGGTTTTGAATTTTGTCTGAAATTGCCGCGAGACATCACCCACAACAAACTGCTGCAACCCCATATTCCTGACGCATTGAAATTCATAGAAGGAATGCGTCCTTTAGGTAAACGTCTTGGCCCGATTTTTGCTCAGTTACCACCCAGTTACGCACCTACAGCAATTGATGATATTACTGCTTTTCTTGAATCTTGGCCTCGAAAAGAAGTGCCACTGGCGCTAGAAGTTCGGCATCGCGACTGGTTCGCAGAACCCTATGCTAGTCAATTGACGGTACTGTTAGAACAGTTAGGTGTGGGAAGGGTTTTGCTAGACTCTCGTCCTATTTACACTGGGGATGACGATCCTCAGTTACAATCAGAACGGCGAAAACCCAAACTACCTGTACAATTTAGCGTTACAGCGCCTTTTAGTTTAATTCGGTTTATTTCGCATCCCAATTTAACAGTGAATCAGCCTTTTATGGAGGAGTGGGTAACTCAAATTCAGCAGTGGTTACAGCAAGGGAAGCGAATTTATTTTTTTGTTCATTGTCCAACAGAAGAGCGATCGCCCAGTACAGCGCGTTACTTCCAAAGATTATTGGAACAAAGTGGTGTAGCAGTTCCACCCCTTCCTTGGAATCACCTGGACAACTCCCCCAATCAACTCAGCCTATGGTGA
- a CDS encoding efflux RND transporter periplasmic adaptor subunit, which produces MTSPEPSTELEENLSQQEIQPPRTKYRWLWLLLALLALAGGGVALWRMLSSANQPPVGANAQPPPVSVKVAAVQTGQIEDSQELIGSLESRRSVTLQPRVQGQVTRIFVKEGETVKTGDPIIQVDPREQQAAVSGVNAAAEAARSQLENARATLRSLEADRQSFLADVKLNQQEYKRYASLAAEGAVSEQTKQQYANRLATARAAYDANESKIKAQQAAVAQAQKSLQQALANTNQQKVQLQYYRITAPFAGTVGNIPAKVGDFVNTSTQLATVTQNRPLLVNISVPVERASQLRQGMLVELMDAQNRTIGTSRVTFISPKASNQDRLILIKALFNNEKNQLQADGYVKARVIFSQRSGAIIPTTAVARVAGQNFVYVEQMQQSPQGKPQLVAKQKRVKLGNIKGNDYQVLEGLQPGEKIIVSGLLNLKDGVPINPE; this is translated from the coding sequence ATGACATCCCCCGAGCCTAGCACTGAATTGGAAGAAAATCTTTCACAGCAAGAAATACAACCACCTCGCACAAAATATCGGTGGCTTTGGTTATTGTTAGCTCTGCTGGCATTGGCGGGTGGAGGAGTTGCTCTGTGGCGTATGCTTAGTTCAGCAAATCAACCACCTGTAGGTGCCAATGCTCAACCACCACCAGTATCAGTCAAGGTAGCCGCAGTACAAACAGGTCAAATTGAAGACAGTCAGGAATTGATCGGCAGCTTAGAGTCACGCCGCTCGGTGACACTTCAGCCGAGAGTTCAGGGTCAAGTAACTCGAATATTTGTCAAAGAGGGAGAAACAGTCAAGACAGGCGATCCAATCATTCAAGTAGATCCAAGAGAGCAACAAGCAGCAGTTAGTGGTGTGAATGCTGCTGCCGAAGCGGCGCGATCGCAGTTAGAAAATGCCAGGGCTACCCTCAGATCCTTAGAAGCAGACAGACAATCTTTCCTTGCTGATGTGAAATTGAACCAGCAGGAGTACAAGCGCTATGCAAGTCTGGCTGCTGAAGGAGCAGTATCTGAACAAACTAAACAACAATATGCTAATAGACTCGCTACAGCCCGAGCTGCCTATGATGCGAACGAATCTAAAATTAAAGCTCAGCAAGCTGCTGTTGCCCAAGCACAAAAATCTCTCCAGCAAGCATTAGCCAATACTAATCAACAAAAAGTCCAACTCCAGTACTACAGAATTACTGCTCCTTTTGCTGGTACAGTCGGCAACATTCCAGCAAAAGTAGGTGACTTTGTCAATACTTCCACACAGCTAGCAACCGTCACTCAAAATCGACCATTACTAGTAAATATCTCTGTACCTGTTGAACGTGCATCCCAACTGCGTCAGGGAATGCTGGTAGAGTTAATGGATGCTCAAAATCGTACCATCGGCACTAGCCGAGTAACTTTTATTTCTCCAAAAGCAAGCAATCAAGATCGCTTGATACTGATTAAAGCCCTATTTAACAACGAAAAAAATCAACTACAAGCAGATGGATATGTCAAAGCTAGAGTGATATTTAGTCAGCGTTCTGGAGCAATAATTCCAACTACTGCCGTAGCTCGTGTAGCTGGGCAAAACTTTGTCTATGTAGAACAAATGCAACAATCACCACAAGGAAAGCCCCAACTAGTAGCTAAACAAAAGCGTGTCAAATTAGGCAATATCAAAGGTAATGATTACCAAGTCCTAGAAGGATTGCAGCCAGGAGAAAAAATTATCGTCTCTGGGCTACTCAATCTTAAGGATGGAGTTCCCATAAATCCTGAGTAG